The following coding sequences lie in one Micromonospora sp. R77 genomic window:
- a CDS encoding metallophosphoesterase: protein MLAMATFVGFAVLVTALIHLYLWKRLVRDTTGPGRWRRFGGLVALLLALLVPATMAGTRNGMYWLAWPGYVWLALMFYLLVLLLVLEVPMAVAKLVLRRRAVAAAPAVTAPEPALVGAESNPVPAGPTSTRSDSASAGADPAVGPDRSGTVPTRPAGPPAVADHPDQADHDPSRRLLLARGAAIFAGLTAAGVTGYGVRTAMGPPQLDRVRIPLAKLPRSMDGLRIATVSDIHLGPLRGRAHTERIVEMINRMDADLVAVVGDLVDGSVAELGEAAEPLRDLRSRYGSFFVTGNHEYYSGVEEWVREVDRLGLRVLQNERQEIRARGGVLDLAGVNDVSAAGTGLAAPADYAAALGDRDPSRPVVLLAHQPVAAHEAAKFGVDLQLSGHTHGGQMVPFNLAVKLQQPVVSGLGEVDGTKVYVTNGAGFWGPPVRVGAPPQVTLVELRTP, encoded by the coding sequence ATCCACCTCTATCTGTGGAAGCGGCTGGTCCGGGACACCACCGGACCGGGCCGCTGGCGCCGTTTCGGCGGCCTCGTGGCGCTGCTGCTGGCGCTGCTGGTCCCGGCCACCATGGCGGGCACCCGCAACGGCATGTACTGGCTGGCCTGGCCGGGCTACGTCTGGCTCGCGCTGATGTTCTACCTCCTTGTGCTGCTGCTGGTGCTGGAGGTGCCGATGGCGGTGGCGAAGCTGGTGCTGCGCCGCCGGGCGGTGGCCGCCGCGCCGGCCGTCACCGCCCCGGAGCCCGCCCTGGTCGGCGCCGAGTCCAACCCCGTGCCGGCCGGCCCCACGTCGACCCGGTCCGACTCCGCGTCGGCCGGGGCCGATCCCGCAGTCGGGCCCGACCGGTCCGGCACCGTGCCGACCCGGCCCGCAGGCCCACCGGCCGTCGCGGATCACCCGGACCAGGCGGACCACGATCCGTCGCGGCGGCTGCTGCTGGCCCGGGGCGCGGCGATCTTCGCCGGCCTCACCGCCGCCGGCGTCACCGGGTACGGCGTCCGCACCGCGATGGGCCCCCCGCAGCTCGACCGGGTACGCATCCCGCTGGCGAAGCTGCCGCGCAGCATGGACGGCCTGCGGATCGCCACCGTCTCGGACATCCACCTCGGCCCGCTGCGCGGACGGGCGCACACCGAGCGGATCGTCGAGATGATCAATCGAATGGACGCCGACCTGGTGGCCGTCGTCGGTGACCTGGTCGACGGCTCGGTCGCCGAGCTGGGCGAGGCGGCGGAGCCGCTGCGCGACCTGCGCTCCCGCTACGGCAGCTTCTTCGTCACCGGCAACCACGAGTACTACTCGGGCGTCGAGGAGTGGGTCCGGGAGGTCGACCGGCTCGGACTGCGGGTGCTGCAGAACGAGCGGCAGGAGATCCGGGCCCGGGGCGGCGTACTGGACCTGGCCGGGGTGAACGACGTGAGCGCGGCCGGCACCGGTCTCGCCGCCCCCGCCGACTACGCCGCCGCCCTCGGCGACCGCGACCCGAGCCGTCCGGTGGTGCTGCTCGCCCACCAGCCGGTGGCCGCGCACGAGGCGGCGAAGTTCGGCGTCGACCTCCAACTCTCCGGGCACACCCACGGCGGCCAGATGGTGCCCTTCAACCTGGCCGTCAAGCTCCAGCAGCCGGTGGTGTCCGGTCTGGGCGAGGTGGACGGCACCAAGGTCTATGTGACCAACGGGGCGGGCTTCTGGGGCCCGCCGGTCCGGGTCGGCGCACCGCCGCAGGTCACCCTGGTGGAGCTGCGCACCCCATAG